In Arthrobacter sp. MN05-02, the genomic stretch GTCATCGCGGACATCCACTTCCAGCCGAAGTACGTCTTCGCCGCGATCGACGCCGGGTGTGCCGCAGTGCGCGTCAACCCCGGCAACATCCGGAAGTTCGACGACCAGGTGAAGGAGATCGCCGACGCGGCGAAGGCCGCCGGGACCTCGATCCGCATCGGCGTCAACGCCGGTTCGCTGGACCCCCGCCTGATGCAGAAGTACGGCAAGGCCACGCCCGAGGCGCTCGTCGAGTCCGCGGTCTGGGAAGCCTCCCTGTTCGAGGAGCACGACTTCCACGACTTCAAGATCTCGGTCAAGCACAACGATCCCGTGATCATGGTGCGCGCCTACGAACTGCTCGCCGAGCGCGGCGACTGGCCCCTGCACCTCGGCGTGACCGAGGCCGGGCCGTCCTTCCAGGGCACCATCAAGTCGGCCACGGCCTTCGGGGCGCTCCTGTCCAAGGGCATCGGCGACACCATCCGCGTCTCCCTCTCGGCACCGCCGGTCGAGGAAATCAAGGTGGGCAACCAGATCCTGCAGTCGCTCAACCTGCGTCCCCGGAAGCTCGAGATCGTCTCCTGCCCGTCCTGCGGCAGGGCCCAGGTGGACGTCTACACGCTGGCCGAGGAGGTCACCGCCGGCCTCGAGGGCATGGAGGTCCCGCTGCGCGTGGCCGTCATGGGCTGCGTCGTCAACGGACCCGGCGAGGCCCGCGAGGCCGACCTGGGTGTGGCCTCCGGAAACGGCAAGGGCCAGATCTTCGTGAAGGGCGAAGTCATCAAGACTGTCCCCGAGGACCAGATCGTCGAGACACTCATCGAGGAAGCGATGAGGCTCGCAGAGGAGATGGGTGAGGCTGATGGCGAAACTGCTGGCTCGGGTGGCCCCATGGTTACCGTTAGCTAAGCCACAGCCCGACCCCGAGGGCCCCTGGTCGTTCCGCGTCCTCGGCGAGGCGGACACCCGGGATCTCTGGGCCCTCGTCGCCGCCGATCCGGTGGCCAACGTCTTCGTGGCGTCCCACCTCGAGTCCATGGGGACGGCGGCGCCGTCGTTCTCCGGCGGCGAGATCATCGGCATGTTCCGGCACGAGGAACTGCGTGCCGCGTGCTGGGCGGGCGTCAATCTCGTGCCCATCGGTGTGACGGACGAGACCGGCGCGATCTTCGGGGACCACCTGGGCCGGTCGGGCCGGACCTTCTCCTCTGTCTTCGGACTCTCCGAGGGCGTGATGGACCTGTGGTCCACGCTCGAGGACTACAGCGCCGAGCCCTTCGACATCCGCCCCACGCAGCCGCTCATGGCCATCGACACGGACCCGCTCATCGCGCCCGCCCCCGATCTCCGCTTCACGCGTCCCGACGAACTCGACCGGCTCCTGCCGGCCTGCGCCGCGATGTTCGAGGAGGAGGTGGGCTACTCGCCGTTCATCGGCGGGTCCGAGCACTACCGGCGTCGCGTCGCGTCCCTGATCAGCCGCAAGCACTCGCTCGCAGCGTTCGACGACGACGGCACGGTGGTCTTCAAGGCCGAACTGGGCACGGTGTCCTCGCAGGCCGTCCAGGTGCAGGGCGTCTGGGTCAATCCGGACCACCGCGGCAGGGGACTCAGCGCCGCCTACATGGCCGCCGTCGTCGTCGCCGCGCGCTCCCTCGCGCCGACCGTCAGCCTCTACGTGAACTCCTACAACGCCAGGGCCATCGCCGCGTACAAGCGCGTGGGGTTCGAGCAGGTGGACACCTTCGCGACGATCCTCTTCTGAGGAGGACCCTGCCGGCAGTGATCCCGGCCCGCCCGTCCGACCCGCTAGATTGGTAGCTGTTGTCTCCCGCCCGACGGTGGGGGCGTGAATGGCAGTGCACGACCGAATACGAACGGACACCCGCGTGGTCTTACGACTCTCGACCCTTTTCCTGCGCACCCTGCGTGAAGATCCAGCCGACGCCGAAGTCGCGAGCCACCGCCTCCTGGTGCGGGCGGGGTACATCCGGCGCGCCGCCCCCGGGATCTACAGCTGGCTGCCGCTGGGCCTAAAGGTCCTCGCGCGGGTCGAGGCCATCGTCCGCGAGGAGATGGAGGCGATCGGCGCGCAGGAGGTCCATTTCCCGGCGCTGCTGCCCAAGGAACCCTACGAGGCCACGAACCGCTGGACCGAGTACGGGGACGGCATCTTCCGCCTCAAGGACCGCAAGGACGCCGACTACCTGCTGGCACCGACGCACGAGGAGATGTTCACGCTGCTCGTGAAGGACCTGTACACCTCGTACAAGGACCTCCCCGTCAGCCTGTTCCAGATCCAGACCAAGTACCGCGACGAGGCGCGGCCGAGGGCGGGGCTCCTCCGCGGCCGCGAGTTCATCATGAAGGACTCCTACTCCTTCGACGTCGACGACGAGGGGCTGGAGGCGAGCTACCAGCTCCACCGCGCGGCATACCTCAGGATCTTCGAGCGGCTCGGCCTGGACGTCGTGCCCGTCACGGCGACCGCCGGAGCCATGGGCGGTTCCAAGAGCGAGGAGTTCCTCCACCCGACCCCCATCGGCGAGGACACCTTCGTCCGGTCTGCGGGCGGGTACACCGCCAACGTCGAGGCGGTCACCACGGTCGTCCCCGACGCCATCGACTACACGGACGCGCCCGCAGCCGAGGTGAGGGACACCCCCGACACCCCTACGATCGACACCCTCGTGGACCACGCGAATGCCGCCGCGCCGCTCGAGGACCGGGCCTGGACCGCCGCGGACACCCTGAAGAACGTCGTGCTGGCGGCGGTGCTGCCCACCGGCGAGCGCCGGATCCTGGTCGTCGGCGTGCCCGGCGACCGCACCGTGGACCTCAAGCGCATCGAGGCCACCATCGCCGGCCACCTCGGGACCGGCGGTGAAGTGGCCGTCGAGGCCGCCGGCGAGGAGGACCTCAGGAAGCACCCGGGCCTGGTCAAGGGCTACATCGGCCCCGGCCTGGCGCTGGACGCCGCCGTCCTCGGCGCCGAGGCCGCCACGGGACTGACATACCTCGTGGACCCGCGCGTCGTTCCCGGCACCTCGTGGATCACGGGGGCCAACGAGCACGGCCGGCACGTCTTCGGGCTCGTCGCGGGCCGCGACTTCACCTGGGACGGCGTCATCGAAGCCGTCGAGGTGCGCGAGGGCGACGAGGCACCCGACGGCTCCGGGCCGCTGATCGCGGCGCGCGGCATCGAGATGGGGCACATCTTCCAGCTCGGACGCAAGTACGCGGCCGCGCTCGGGCTGAAGGTCCTCGACCGGAACGGCAAGCTCGCCACGGTCACCATGGGCTCCTACGGCGTCGGGGTCACGCGTGCCATCGCGGCCCTCGCCGAGGCCAACCACGACGAACGCGGGATCATCTGGCCCCGCAACGTGGCTCCCGCCGACGTGCACATCGTCGCCACGGGCAAGGGCACCGAGGTGTTCGAGGCAGCCGAGAAGCTCGCCGCGGACCTAGAGTCGGCCGGCCTCGCCGTGATCTACGACGACCGCCCCAAGGTCTCGCCGGGCGTGAAGTTCGGCGACGCCGAACTGATCGGCGTGCCCACCATCGTCGTCGTCGGCCGTGGCCTCGCCGACGGCGTGCTCGAGGTCAAGGACCGCCGCACGGGGGAGGCGCAGAACGTGGCCGTCGACGACGCCGCGGCGCTGCTGCTCGAGCTCACCGCCGCCTAGTCCGTGGCGGGCTCGGGACTCGAGGAACTGCACCTCGCAACCATCCTGCTGGTGCTCGTCGCCGGGTTCGCCGCGGGCTGGGTGGACGCCGTCGTCGGCGGCGGCGGGCTCCTGCAGCTGCCGGCGCTCCTCCTGGTTCCCGGCATCACGCCCGTGGAGGCCCTGGCCACCAACAAGATGGGATCGATCTTCGGGACGACGACGAGCGCGATCACCTACTACCGCCGGGCGCATCCCGACCTGAGGACGGCCCTCCCGATGGCCGCGATAGCCCTGGTCGGCAGCTTCGGCGGTGCGATCCTGGCGGCATCCCTGCCGTCGTCGGTCTTCAAGCCGATCATCGTGGTGGCACTCGTCGCGGTGGCGGTGTTCACGGCCCTGAAGCCGTCGGTCGGGACGCTGACCCAGCTGCGACACCAGGGCGCGCGGCACTACGGGACGGCCGGCGCGATCGGACTGGTCATCGGCTTCTACGACGGGCTGATCGGCCCCGGGACCGGGTCCTTCCTGATCATCGCGATGGTCACGCTGCTGGGCTACAACTTCCTCGGGGCCAGCGCCAAGGCGAAGATCGTGAACATGGCGACCAACTTCGGCGCCCTCATGTTCTTCCTGCCCCACGGGTCCATCCTGTGGGGGCTGGGACTCCTGCTCGGTGCGGCGAACATGGCCGGCGGCTACACCGGGTCCCGCATGGCGATCAGCCAGGGCAGCAGGTTCATCCGGATCGTGTTCCTCGTCGTCGTCGGCGCCCTGATCATCAAGCTCGGCTCCGACGTGTGGGTCGAGAACATCCGCCCGATGGTCCCCGGAGCATGACGGGGCCGGTCCGCGGCCGGACGCCCTAGAGGGTCGGCAGCTCGCGGACCGGCGGCAGTCCGTCCAGGGTCTTGCCCAGCACGGAGCTCGCCACCCACAGCGACCGCTGTGCGTCGCCGGTCTGGCCGTGTCCGATGTAGGACAGCGCGTTGCGGACCTCGCGGACCACGGTCCAGCCCACGGCGAGCCCGGCATCGAGCCCGGCGGCCGCGCACAGCGCGGCGCAGTGCGCACGGAGGTGCCCCGGGGGGTCGGCGGCATCGAGCTCCGGCAGCCGGTTCCACAGCATCGGAGCCACGGCGTACTCGGCATCGCCGATCACCGGTTTCGGATCGATCGCCGTGACGTCCCGCAGCTGGGTCGGGGAGGACGGCAGGAGGTTGGCGTAGTGCAGGTCCGAGTGCACCAGCACGTCGTGGTCCGACCGCCGTCCCACGATCCCCCTCGACTGGCACACCTCGAGCGCGGCCTCCATGAGCCATCGCGGGAACGGCTCGTCCAGCTCGTGCCACCGGGCGGGCAGGGTGTCCGTCCACCGCTCGGCGTCGGAGGCCAGATGGGGGAAGGCGGCCCAGGGGGCGCTGTCGCCGGCCGGAATCGACAGACGGCGCAGGACGCGGCCCCACGGTCCGGCGGTCTCGTCGAGCGGGACGTCGTGGAGCGAGTGGTCGCCGTCGAGGCGTGCAAGGAGCAGCGCGTAGTCGGGCCGGGACGCCGCCAGCAGGCGCACCGCGCCGTTCCCGTTCCACAGGTCCAGGGCGTCCGGCTCCGAGCGTGCCTCGTCGTGGGGGATGGTGAGCTTCAGGACGGCGTCCTCCGGCTCGCCGCCGCCACGCTGCACCACCGGCACGACGACGGCACACTGGCCGGACCAGGCGGGTCGCCCGGGCTGCAGATCGAGGTCGAGGTCCCAGGCGCGGAGCCGATCGGCCAGCAGCCCGTGCCATCCGCGCATCCACCGGGCGCCGCCGTCGATGGTCCGGGCGCTCCGGACGAGTCGCGGAGGCAGGTCGGGGAGGACATCCGGGGCGGACCGCCCCGAACCGCCCGTTCCCGAACGGCCCGTTCCCGAACCGCCCGGACCGCCGGCGGCATCGGGGACCGGCGGTCCGGGCTGCTGATCTCCTGCCGCGCGGTCGGCGTGCCTAGCCATCGGTCGGTCCTCCAGGAGCGGGAGCATCGCCGGGTGCGGGCGGCGCCCCCGGCGCGTTCGGTGTCGGGTCGTCGGTCGTCCCGGCCGCTCCGGCCTGCAGGCCGGGCAGCGGTGCGAGGGGCGCGCCCGCCTCGGTGCTGCGCTGGACCGCGGCGTTCAGGGACGTGACGGCCCAGGCCCGCTCGGCGGCGCTGACCGTGGCGACGAGGCCCGCATAGAACTCGGCGTGGTCCTGTTCGAGTTCGCGCAGGGCGGCACCCGGATCGGCGCGGAAGGCCGGTCCGACGGCGTGACCCGCCGGCGCGGGGCCGCAGTCTCGCACAGCGCGGCGAGCCGCTCGGCCGCTGTGTCGGCGGCCGCCCGGTGGGCCGCCGAGAGGGCGAGTGCGGGAGCCGGATCGGGCAGCAGCGCGGCCGCGACCTCGTAGCCGTACCGTGCCTGCTCCTCGGCCCTGGTCGCGCCGAGCAGCGCCTGGCGGTCGGCAGCCGGGCCGAGGGGGGTGCCGGCACAGTCCTCCGGCCTCGCCGGGCCCGCACCGGTCGGGCCGGATGCCGCATCCCGGGAAGCCACGCCTCCGGAAGCCGCCGGCTCGGACGACGGCGTGGCGGATCCGGCAGGGCCGACGGACGGGCCCTGCTCCGGGCCGAGGTCGTCCGCGGTCATCGCGTCGGCTGCCGGCAGCTCCGTCCCGACGCCGAGCGCCGCGCCGAGGAGCACCGCCTGGCGCCACTGGTTGGCGCCCGCCGACGCGAGCACGCGGGCGGGGCCGGGCTCGGCATCGACGGCGTCCGACAGGCTGCGCAGCGAACTGTCGCGCAGCATCGCCAGGAGGCGCACCGGATCGGCGGGAGCCGCAGTGGACGAGGGGGCAGGTGCAGCGGATGTCGGCGCGCCGGAGGTCGGCGCAGGGGGAGATGCACCCGTCGCCCCGTCCTTCCCGGCCGGCGCACCTGCGGGGGGCCGCGGCAGGGACACTGCGGCAGCCTGCGCCTCGAGGTCCGACGCGATCGCCGTCAACCGCTCCGCAAGGGCAGGATCGGCCGCCGCTGCGGCACGCGCATCCGCGGCGAGACCCCGGTACCGCCCCTCGGCGTCGAGCTGGGCCTGCTCCGACGGCGAGTACACGCGCGCCGGCGGCTCGGAGGAACCGAGGAGGAGCCAGGCGCCGACCGCCAGGAGCACCACGATGAACAGGCCGACGAGCCACGCGGACCAGCGGAGGGCCGTGCCGGCGGCCGTGGCGACGCGGTCTCCACGCTCCTGCTGCCCGCCCGCCTGCGCCCGGTTGATCACAGTTCCCGATGATGCCACGGCGGCTTCGGTTTCACCCCGCCATACACCCGACGTCGCCGAATGTCGGTACTCTTGGTGGACAACATCATCGAGTGGGAGGCAGCCATGGCGGTCCGGTCCGGGAACGAAAACCATGCCTCGACCCGCAAGTCGGCCCTCGAGGCCGCACTGCAGGCCGAAGCGCAACGCCTGCGGACCAGGCTGCAGCCCGTCGTCGAACAGCACGACCTCTACCTCGAGGACGTCGACATCAAGGTCGCCGGCTCCCACCGCACCGTCCATGTGATCGTGGACCTGCCCGAGGACGCCTCCGGGAGTGTCGGGCTCGATGTGATCTCGGCCATCTCGACGGACCTCTCCGCGGCCATGGACAGCGACCCCGAGGACGACGACCGCCCGTACAGCCTCGAGATCTCCTCGCCCGGCGTATCCCGGCCCCTCACGGAACCACGGCACTGGCGCCGCAACGTGGGCCGCATGATCGAGGTCAAACCGGTGAGTGGCGACGTCGTCCTCGGCCGGCTGCTGGACGTCACCGCCACGGGGATACGGCTGATCCCGCAGCTGCCCGTCAAGAAGGGCATGAAGCCGAAGCAGGGCGATCCGCTCGCCCTCGAGTTTTCCAAGATCCGCAAGGGGACCGTCCAGGTCGAATTCGCGCATCCTGAGGATGAACACCACGAGAACAGCGATGGGGGCGATCCGGGCATCTCCGGCGCCGTGCACCACGCCTAAGGAGACCCACATGGACATTGATATGAGCGCGCTGAGGCTCCTCGAGCGCGAACGCGAGATCCCGCTGGACAAGCTGATCCCCACCATCGAGCAGGCCCTGCTCATCGCCTACCACCGCACACCGGGTGCGCACGAGACAGCGCGCGCCGAGCTGGACCGCCGCAACGGGCACGTGACCATCTGGGCGACGGAGAAGGACGACGACGGCGAGACCGTCGGCGAGTTCGACGACACCCCCGGTGGCTTCGGCCGTATCGCCGCGAGCACCGCGCGCCAGATCATCCTGCAGCGCCTGCGCGACGCCGAGGACGACAACATCCTCGGCGAGTTCCGCGGCAAGGAAGGCGAACTCGTCGCCGGCATGATCCAGCAGGGCACCAATCCGCACATGATCCAGGTCAACCTGGGATCGGTGGAGGCCGTCCTGCCGCCGCCGGAGCAGGTGCCGGGGGAGAAGTACCTGCACGGCACCCGCCTGCGGGCCTTCGTCGTCGACGTCCACCGCGGGATGAAGGGTCCCTCCATCACCCTGTCCCGCTCGCACCCGGGCCTCGTCCGGAAGCTCTTCGAGCTCGAGGTCCCCGAGATCGCGGACAAGACGGTCGAGATCGTGGCCCTCGCCCGCGAAGCCGGCCACCGCACCAAGATCGCCGTGAAGGCGAACGTGCCGGGCGTGAACGCGAAGGGTGCGTGCATCGGCGAGATGGGCACGCGCGTGCGGGCGGTCATGAACGAGCTGAACGACGAGAAGATCGACATCGTCGACTACAACGACGACGCCGCCTCGTTCATCGCCAGCTCCCTCTCGCCGTCGCGGGTCACCTCCGTGACCATCACGGACGAGGCCACGCGGTCAGCCCGCGTCGTCGTGCCGGACTACCAGCTCTCCCTCGCGATCGGCAAGGAAGGCCAGAACGCCCGGCTCGCCGCGAAGCTGACCGGCTGGCGGATCGACATCGTGTCCGACGCCGCACAGCAGGCCTCCGCCGCGAAGGCGTAGGCGGCCCGGTCCGCCGGCAGATCCGGAAGGGGTAGAATGGAAGGGACTGCTGTCGAGTCGCGCCCGGAAGACTCTGTTCGACGAGGAGAGTCCGGGCACCAGCCGGAGGACACCCATCCGACACGCACCTGCGTGGGATGCCGCCGACGGGACCGCCAGTCACACGTGATGCGGGTCGTCGCGCGGCCGATCGGCGGACAGGATGTCGCCGTTCTCGACGAGCGACGCCGGCTGTCCGGGCGGGGTGCTTGGCTGCACCCCGACACGGCATGCATGGAATCGGCCATCAAGCGGAAAGCCTTTCATCGGGCGTTCCGGGGGCCGGTGGACACTGCCACGCTGGCAGCGGACTTCCAGGCATACCTGGAGCGTCGAGACGAACGCTTCGATCCACCACCGTCCTCCCTGAAAGCGGGTCAGAACCCTCATGGAAACCCGATGAGTACCCAGCGATGAGTGCACAACGATGATCAATCCGTTGTGCTCTGCATTCGATCTGCCGGACGCCCTGGCGACTGGGATCAGCAGTAGGAAATAGACGGTTCGTGCCTGACTCGGTGCGGACCGAGACAGGAGAAATGTGGCCAAGGTCCGCGTACACGAGCTCGCGAAAGAGCTCGGTATAACCTCGAAAGACGCAGTTGCGAAACTGCAGGAACTGGGCGAATTCGTCCGTTCAGCCTCGTCCACCATCGAGGCCCCCGTCGTGAAGAAGCTTCGCGGCGCATTCCCGGATGCCGGCAGCACCAAGACCGCTGCTCCCTCCGCCCCGTCACGCCCAGCGGCCCCCGCGCCGTCGGGCCCGAAGCCGGGCGCTGCCCAGGCCGCTCCCGAGGCTCCCGCCCCGGCCGCGCCCGCAGCTCCCGCGGCACCGTCGGTGCCCTCGACCCCTGCCGCTCCGGCCGCACCCCAGCCGTCGCCGTTCTCGAACGGTTCGGCTCCCGCGGAGACTCCGCCCCGGCAGCACAGGACACCCCCGCACCCGCCCAGCAGGGCACCCAGGGTGACGGCCCGACGCCGGGCGCACGTCCGGCCCCGCGACCGGCCACCCCTCCGGCGGCTCCCTCCGCCGGAACCCGTCCGTCGGGCGCACGTCCCGGCGGAGCCCCCCGTCCGGGCAACAACCCCTTCGCACCCTCGCAGGGCATGGGCTCGCGTCGCGGAGAGACCGATCGCGGTGCCGACCGCACCTCGGAGCGTCCGCCGCGTCCGGGCAACAACCCGTTCGCACCGTCGCAGGGCATGCCCCGGCCCGGTCGTCGTGACGATGCACAGCAGCGTCCCGCCGCAGGTCCGGGCGGACCCCGCCCGGCCGCCGGTGCCGGTGGGCCCCGTCCCGCCGCCGGTGCGGGTGGACCCCGTCCGGGCGCACCGCGTCCGGGTGCACCCCGTCCCGCTGGAGCCCCGGGCTCACGTCCCTCCGGCATGATGCCGAACCGTACCGAACGTCCGCTGCCCCGGCCGCGGAGCGCAGGTGCGGGCGCCGGTCCGCGGACCCGGTGGAGCACCTGCCAGCCCCGGCGCACCGCCGGCGGCGGTTTCGGCAAGGGCGGCCGCGGACGCGGCGGCACCGCCGGAGCCTTCGGCAAGGGCGGAGCCGGTCGCGGCAAGCAGCGCAAGTCGAAGCGTGCGAAGCGGCAGGAACTCGAGCAGATGTCGGCTCCTTCGCTGGGTGGCGTGAGCGTACCCCGCGGAGACGGCACCACGATCGTCCGCCTGCGCCGCGGTTCGTCCATCACGGACTTCGCCGACAAGATCGAGGCGAACCCCGCCGCGCTGGTCACCGTGCTGTTCCACCTCGGTGAGATGGCCACGGCGACCCAGTCGCTGGACGAGGACACCTTCGAGGTGCTCGGCACGGAACTCGGCTACAAGATCCAGGTCGTCTCGCCCGAGGACGAGGAGCGCGAGCTCCTCAGCAGCTTCGACATCGACTTCGATGCGGAGCTGGAAGCCGAGGGTGACGAGCAGCTCGAGGCACGTCCGCCGGTCGTCACGGTCATGGGCCACGTCGACCACGGTAAGACGCGGCTCCTCGACGCGGTGCGCAACACCAAGGTCGTCGAGGGCGAGCACGGCGGCATCACCCAGCACATCGGTGCCTACCAGATCCAGCACGTCCACGAGGACACCACGCGTGCCATCACCTTCATCGACACCCCCGGCCACGAGGCGTTCACCGCCATGCGTGCCCGTGGTGCGAAGGTCACGGACATCGCCGTGCTCGTCGTCGCAGCGGATGACGGCGTCATGCCGCAGACCGTCGAGGCGCTGAACCACGCACAGGCGGCCAACGTGCCGATCGTCGTGGCCGTCAACAAGATGGACAAGGAGGGCGCGAACCCGGACAAGGTCAAGGGCCAGCTCACCGAGTACGGCCTGGTGCCCGAGGAGTACGGCGGCGACACCATGTTCGTGCACGTCTCGGCGCTCCAGGGCATGGGCATCGACGACCTCCTCGAGGCCGTCCTGCTCACCGCCGACGCCGCGCTGGACATGCGGGCCAACCCGAACAAGGACGCCCGCGGTATCGCGATCGAGGCCAACCTCGACCGCGGACGCGGTGCCGTGGCCACGGTGCTCGTCCAGTCCGGGACGCTGAACGTCGGTGACACGATCGTCGCCGGCACGGCGCACGGCCGTGTGCGTGCCATGTTCGACGAGAACGGCGACGTGGTCACGAAGGCGGAACCGTCGCGTCCGGTCCAGGTGCTGGGTCTGTCCAACGTGCCCCGTGCCGGTGACACGTTCTTCGTCACCGACGACGAGCGCACCGCCCGCCAGATCGCCGAGAAGCGCGAAGCCGCGGACCGCAATGCGGCCCTCGCGAAGCGCCGCAAGCGCATCAGCCTCGAGGACTTCGACCAGGCCGTCGCGGAGGGCAAGGTCGACACCCTCAACCTCATCCTCAAGGGTGACGTGTCGGGTGCCGTGGAGGCCCTGGAGGACTCGCTGCTCAAGATCGACGTCGGAGAGGGCGTGCAGCTGCGCGTCATCCACCGTGGCGTCGGTGCCATCACGCAGAACGACGTCAACCTGGCCACGGTCGACAACGCGATCATCATCGGCTTCAACGTCAAGCCGGCCGAGCGCGTGGCGGATCTCGCCGAGCGTGAAGGCGTGGACATGCGCTTCTACTCGGTCATCTACGCCGCGATCGACGATATCGAGCTCGCCCTCAAGGGCATGCTCAAGCCGGAGTACGAGGAGGTGCAGCTCGGAACCGCAGAGGTCCGCGAGGTGTTCCGGTCCTCGAAGTTCGGCAACATCGCCGGTTCGATCGTCCGTTCGGGCATCATCCGACGCAATTCGAGGGCGCGCGTCCTGCGCGACGGCAAGGTCATCGGGGACAACCTCTCCGTGGACTCGCTCAAGCGCTTCAAGGACGACGCCACCGAGGTCCGCACCGACTTCGAGTGCGGTATCGGCCTCGGCTCGTTCAACGATGTCAAGGAAGGCGACATCATCGAGACCTTCGAGATGCGGGAGAAGCCCCGCGCCTAGCATCCAGGTCGGCACAGGCGCCCCGGCTCTCCGGGGCGCCTGTGCTCGTCGCACACCCGGGACCCGCCCGCACGCTCGAGCGGGTTCCCCGATACCACCCGCTTCCGTAGGAGTAACAGCTCATGGCAGATCCGGCCCGCGCCGCGCGGCTCGCGCAGCGCATCAAAGTCATCGTCGCCGAGGCGCTCCGGCGCCGCGTGAAGGACCCCCGGCTGGAAGCCGTGACCATCACGGACGCCCGAGTGACCAACGACCTCCAGCACGCCACCCTGTACTACACCGTGCTCGGCGACGCGGAGGAGCAGCAGGCCACCCGTGCGGCGCTCGAATCGGCCCGCGGCGTCCTGCGCTCCGAGGTCGGGAAGAACATCACCGCCCGGCTGACACCCACTCTCGAGTTCGTCCCCGACGAGGTGCCGGTCAATGCCAGCCACCTCGAGGAGCTGCTGCAGAAGGCCCGCGAGCGCGACGCCGAAGTGGCGGCGATAGCCCAGGGCGCCGACTTCGCGGGGGACGCGGACCCGTACCGCACCTCGGAGGACGACGGCGAGGCGGGGCGCTAGCCGTCCC encodes the following:
- a CDS encoding hypothetical protein (possible pseudo due to frameshift) encodes the protein MPNRTERPLPRPRSAGAGAGPRTRWSTCQPRRTAGGGFGKGGRGRGGTAGAFGKGGAGRGKQRKSKRAKRQELEQMSAPSLGGVSVPRGDGTTIVRLRRGSSITDFADKIEANPAALVTVLFHLGEMATATQSLDEDTFEVLGTELGYKIQVVSPEDEERELLSSFDIDFDAELEAEGDEQLEARPPVVTVMGHVDHGKTRLLDAVRNTKVVEGEHGGITQHIGAYQIQHVHEDTTRAITFIDTPGHEAFTAMRARGAKVTDIAVLVVAADDGVMPQTVEALNHAQAANVPIVVAVNKMDKEGANPDKVKGQLTEYGLVPEEYGGDTMFVHVSALQGMGIDDLLEAVLLTADAALDMRANPNKDARGIAIEANLDRGRGAVATVLVQSGTLNVGDTIVAGTAHGRVRAMFDENGDVVTKAEPSRPVQVLGLSNVPRAGDTFFVTDDERTARQIAEKREAADRNAALAKRRKRISLEDFDQAVAEGKVDTLNLILKGDVSGAVEALEDSLLKIDVGEGVQLRVIHRGVGAITQNDVNLATVDNAIIIGFNVKPAERVADLAEREGVDMRFYSVIYAAIDDIELALKGMLKPEYEEVQLGTAEVREVFRSSKFGNIAGSIVRSGIIRRNSRARVLRDGKVIGDNLSVDSLKRFKDDATEVRTDFECGIGLGSFNDVKEGDIIETFEMREKPRA
- the rbfA gene encoding ribosome-binding factor A, with product MADPARAARLAQRIKVIVAEALRRRVKDPRLEAVTITDARVTNDLQHATLYYTVLGDAEEQQATRAALESARGVLRSEVGKNITARLTPTLEFVPDEVPVNASHLEELLQKARERDAEVAAIAQGADFAGDADPYRTSEDDGEAGR